The sequence TGGTAATGACACCATCTCCAACATGGTGGGCTACAGTTTTTTCAACGTCCTAAAACTCCGCTGCTTCGAGCTGATTCAAAGGAGGCAATGCACACAGTACAGCTGGTTTGGAATGTGAGTGCAAGAAATGAAATAATGCTTTCCAGAAATTATGCTTCATGcctcagtttattttttatccaTTCTGCATTTTTGTTCCAGTTTATGTGTTAACTGTAAATCATGTAATGATTAACAAAGTTTAGTGGACTCATTTTCCTAGTATTGTCTGAGAAATATCCTTAAATTTGTTTGGACAATCCATGATAATCATGGTTTTATATTCTAGGATGAGTTTCTCTGTAATAACATTATACCAGAGGTGGGAGTAAGTTACCCACATTGAGCCCATAAGCAAATAAGTCCTCGAGTCTCAAGTTGCAGTGCATAAAACAAAGCAAGACAAGTCAAGGCTGTGGCCCACCTCAAGGGAGTCGTGTTGAGTCCTGCGAAGAAAGTCACTGTCAAAGTACCATGCAGAGGTTACTTTTCCCAAGCGGTTATGAAGTCCCTAAATTATACAGATCTGAGATGAAATTTactgttgctttatttaaaaaatacctctcttaaagaggccatattatgcCCATTCACaaagttttgattttgttttttggtgtctacttttaaaataggctttcatgcttgaatgtttaaaaaacacattatttttcacatattttacattgttgcagaaCTGCATGTATATGGGTGTAAAGTGTCCTGCATGttattgtgatttaaaaaaaatgaatggcttTCTGTTATGTAAATTAACTATAATACTGTTAAATAGATTAATTGCAATCTCGAATCGATTAATTAGCAGAAGTTATTACTCCGCCACCTGCACATGACATCATTAATGACATCCTATATTATTGAACTATGTGGTTCAAGCGACAGAGTAGCGACCAGATCGTGACTAGCTAGTTCGTTTCTAAAACAGTACATTATACTATGGtggttaaaggtgctgtatgtaaTTTTTGATTGTagtaaagcataaaaataccataataagTTTGCAGTTATTTAGGAAAGATGCTAAGTTCACATTCctgtttttcagagaaacaatATTCTACTTGGAAGTGTATGTTCCCTGTGCATtccatgactgtttttgttttgctttgtgtgATCCCACCCACTGCCAATTTACCTAATAGTATTTCAACAccccgggttgccagttggcagAAAACAGcatattgcagccatggaagccagcaaATGAACTGTCAAcaaactcatcagcttacattGTCAATTGAGCTCATTCCTGTTGCGTGTCCTCAGTGTTAGTGATGTGTCGTTCATGAACGATTCattcattttgaacgaatctttaataTGACTCGAGGATGCGCAACATCCCATAGATTCTGTACAGGAAGcagaaatgattagttcacttctcgAGTCTTTCAGGTTCGTGTCCttcattcttttcttttttttgatgtGAAAGACTTGAGAGGCAAACTAATCATTTCAGTTTCTGCATTCATCCTATGTGGCTGTGACGTGATGAAAGAACGACtcaaacccgaaagactcaagAGGCAAACTAATAATTTCTGTTTCCGGTACAGATTACATGGCCTTGTCTATGGGGCTGGTCTATGAAATGAACGACTCATACCCAAAAGACTTGAGCGGCGAACTAATCATTTCTGTTTTTGCATTCAGCCTATTTGGCTGTGACAAGATGAATGAACGACTCGAACCCGAAAGACTTGAGAGGCGAACTAATCATTTCTGTTTCCGGTACTGCAATTGCATATGGAGCTGTCACCATAATGTCTATGGCTGTCACGGCCAAGATCAGACACTGACAACGGAACTAACAACTCGAACCTGAAGACACGAGAGGTGAACTAATATTTCTGGGGAACAGACGCGATAAATGTGAGGTGACAAATGAAAGAACAACTCGGATCCGAAGGTGAGGTCAGGTGAACTAACAGACTGCATAGCCTGAAGACCCTGCTAAGCAATTAATTCATCATTTCTTACTCATAATTTGGCCTTCATGGCTTTATTAGActatagtttattttttattccaaatCTGATATACGTTTGTGTAAGTAGTATGTGTTGGGGAATTTAACATGTAATACTGCAATTATATTCTGCtgaaatgaacgaaatgacttgaaaaaagatttgttcattttgctCAATGAGATTCAACGATCCAagtcagtaaaatgatctgAACTTCCCGCTACTACTCAATGTGGCAACCCGTGTGAGCGTCGAGTCTGAAGAGGAGGGGGAAACTACGCtctccaatattttgaatttggactgcagtacccatttcaacctctagctgtcaatattacatactgtACCTTAAACAGTGAGTTGTATGGGAAACACACTCCTGTTTatttcctgtctctatgaagcccctcctttcAAAAAGCACTATGtcctctgattggtcggctggaccacTGTGTTATGATTGGTCAACCACTTCAAGAGTGATTGGGAAAAGCcatgccccttaccataacctcAAGTTTTAGCACACTAACACAACTCATCCAGACTTTGCACCTTTATTTTGCATACGTAGCTCCTCCAGTTCGCACCTGCCCACTCCAAGCAGGACACGAACCCGGGCCCGTCCGCATGGGAGTTGGACGCtgtaacaaggaggctaaaggctgcaacctctagcatcagtcgctagagcatctcttgagatcacaGGAGTaaggtttacttgcacagcaactactagctggcctccgttacactcacccccctaaacctcagtcccatccgggtcatggcaccaatgtaGCCCCTCCAGTTCGCATCTGGCCGCTCCAAGCGGGATGCGAACCTAGGCCCGTCCGcatgggagtcggacgctctaacaaggaggctaaaggctgcaacctctagcatcagtcgctagagcatctcttgagatcacaggagtgaggtttacttgcactactagctggcctccgttacactcacccccctaaacctcagtcccatccgggtcacggcaccaatgtagccCCTCCAGTTCGCACATGGCCGCTCCAAGCGGGATGCGAACCCAGGCCCGTCCGcatgggagtcggacgctctaacaaggaggctaaaggctgcgaccggtagcgtcagtcgctagagcatctctagtcactagctggcctccattgcacatatattatttaaatgaagaatGTTGTTAGGTGTAtgttcctggaagaaaacttAAGACTCATCGTGGCATTTCAGGAAGAAAAAGTGCTTACTGATATAGAGTGGATTTGTGCTtagtaactttgcagacctttttcattctaaaaaaaggtttttgtgGGTCGGGCCCCTTATGCTTGTCACTCAAAATGTTTCTTCTCCTTATACGGCGGATGAAGAAAATGGTGCATCATTTAAAGTGGACCTACTATGCAAAATTcgcttttacatggtgtttgaacataaatgtgtgtcagCATTGTGGATACACCACCACcctttaatgataaaaatccacccactcatTTTTTTAATACCCATAAAACCTCAACAGTCTCATAAAACAAGCCATTTCCATGGCTTGTTTTTCCACCCCGATTCGGGGTCCCACCCATGAGTGCTGATAGACTCTGCTGCATTAGCATAGTTTCCACCCTGAGCAAGTTGTACACTGTCCGCCATTGTCTCGATGCCAGAGCAGCTGTAGCCACAAGAATGTCTCATAAGTGATTgaggtgttttgttgttggatataagagtgaacataacagtcttcatttactcccgacatctgagccgctgaagacgcagtggattagttttgtttttgaagggtATGcgccacagatctaatatacataTGCAATTTCTGTGCCTGCTGACATAACAGACATAACCTTGTGACATAACCttctgtgtatttgacagtttaatcacaataagacatgaaagagaagtGAGACTtctgacagccagctttctgtgcgtgtgctttagaaaaaaaaagataaattagaagtttaaactgatatactataactttaaaacacatgcaggtaatacattttcatgacgaagaagaactgcaatgtcCGTGAGCGTGATCATGATATAGATGATAATCTAAcccaaacagatgttttgttagtATTTGGCAGAGTATCCAATGCAGGCAGGAGCTGTTGAAGGAAGAGTTTTCCTGGAGAGGGgatggggagcagcagctcatttgcatttaaagacacatgcacgAAAATAGCATGTTTTTGAATGCACAAAAAAATTGGTATTTACAACAACACGGTATAATAAAtcaggtattttgagctgaaacctcacagacacattctggggacacttGAGATTTTAATTACATCTTGAAAAAAGAGGTATAACAGGTCCCTTTAAAGGTCATTTCAGATAATTGACATCAAATTTTTTAGGCTACTGGTATGTTGATGCTGATGTGTGCATAATGGTAAAAAGACACATGGCCATTGCTTGTGTGAACAGCGGatgatatattaaataatttaccaAGTTTAATGTGCGAAAGCATCTATTTTGTCTATTATGTCTGCACTAATCAACGgacattttttataataattataaatatataaataaataattttaggCTCTGCTTAAAACCCTTGAAAATCCTGGTCTTGTTACCTCAGCCATTTTCCATTTACTCAGTAACTTgttaattgtctttttttttttttgtagtgaataacttttgacaaaaatgttgacaGCAGTATGTTTTGTTGTGTCTCTTGGCCTCTGGCCTACAGAAACATCATGCTGGTGTAACTGATTCTTGAATCTCTCACTGCAGGTGCACAACGGTTCAGCTCACACCTATGGCAGTACTGAAAGATTCAACACCATACAATTCCACCAATCTAAGTAATGAGAAAAGTGGCACCGTTGACCTCTCATGCAATGAAGTGCCAATCAAACTGTCACATGGTGGCAAACAAAGAACCTCTAAACGTAAACGAAAGGACCAAAAAAAGTGTGCTCCAGTGAACTATGCAAAAGGGGAAACTTTTCAACTAAGTCAAAAGTTGGTGAACCCATTTGAAAGAAAGAGGAAACTACAAACAACTCAACATCGAAAAGGAAGAAAAACTCTGCAGCCAAACAAAGAGAAGGAAATGATAACTCAAAAGTTTAAAATGGAAACTATTCTTCAAAGCATCCACAGGACACCAAAAGCAAGTGTCACTCACTCACCTTCAACCTCATCTGAAACGAAATTTGTCTTGGTTCAAAAGACGATGGTCACTCAGTCCAAACAAATATCAGTAACTAAATCAAGAGCAAGGACAAAGAGCAAGAGAAAAAGAGGTAAAAACAAAACCCAGAAATTCAGTAAGAgccagaaagaaaaaaaaaataaaaccccaAAACAATGATGCTCACTTTCAATCATCAGAAATGCAAGGATTCTTATTTTTCAAAAGATCTTCAAGCATTAGATTAAATGATGTGTGACATGagaagggcttttcacactaaACCCCACTTTTAACACTGGNNNNNNNNNNNNNNNNNNNNNNNNNNNNNNNNNNNNNNNNNNNNNNNNNNNNNNNNNNNNNNNNNNNNNNNNNNNNNNNNNNNNNNNNNNNNNNNNNNNNNNNNNNNNNNNNNNNNNNNNNNNNNNNNNNNNNNNNNNNNNNNNNNNNNNNNNNNNNNNNNNNNNNNNNNNNNNNNNNNNNNNNNNNNNNNNNNNNNNNNNNNNNNNNNNNNNNNNNNNNNNNNNNNNNNNNNNNNNNNNNNNNNNNNNNNNNNNNNNNNNNNNNNNNNNNNNNNNNNNNNNNNNNNNNNNNNNNNNNNNNNNNNNNNNNNNNNNNNNNNNNNNNNNNNNNNNNNNNNNNNNNNNNNNNNNNNNNNNNNNNNNNNNNNNNNNNNNNNNNNNNNNNNNNNNNNNNNNNNNNNNNNNNNNNNNNNNNNNNNNNNNNNNNNNNNNNNNNNNNNNNNNNNNNNNNNNNNNNNNNNNNNNNNNNNNNNNNNNNNNNNNNNNNNNNNNNNNNNNNNNNNNNNNNNNNNNNNNNNNNNNNNNNNNNNNNNNNNNNNNNNNNNNNNNNNNNNNNNNNNNNNNNNNNNNNNNNNNNNNNNNNNNNNNNNNNNNNNNNNNNNNNNNNNNNNNNNNNNNNNNNNNNNNNNNNNNNNNNNNNNNNNNNNNNNNNNNNNNNNNNNNNNNNNNNNNNNNNNNNNNNNNNNNNNNNNNNNNNNNNNNNNNNNNNNNNNNNNNNNNNNNNNNNNNNNNNNNNNNNNNNNNNNNNNNNNNNNNNNNNNNNNNNNNNNNNNNNNNNNNNNNNNNNNNNNNNNNNNNNNNNNNNNNNNNNNNNNNNNNNNNNNNNNNNNNNNNNNNNNNNNNNNNNNNNNNNNNNNNNNNNNNNNNNNNNNNNNNNNNNNNNNNNNNNNNNNNNNNNNNNNNNNNNNNNNNNNNNNNNNNNNNNNNNNNNNNNNNNNNNNNNNNNNNNNNNNNNNNNNNNNNNNNNNNNNNNNNNNNNNNNNNNNNNNNNNNNNNNNNNATCCAAAGGAAGCTCTTGATTTGTAATGTTCTCTATCTGGTCAATAAGATTTTGAAAACATCCTCCAGAGGTCTGACTCTGAAAAAACAATTGAGCTTCATGAATAAAACTGAAAGAGACTGCACTGTGTAAATTGAAATATTCAGCTTACCCTGCACTGATCCTGCATGTTATCCAGACCTGTAATGAGGGAATTCATCATTATAACATGAATGCAGTAAAATAAAACACCACATTTCAGTCTAGAAACATGCTTACTTGGGCTGGAGATATTATACTCGCAGAAGCAGGAGGAGCCAGTACTGCTGTAGCAGGTACAGGTGTCATTATTACCAGTGCAGGCACAGTTATTACTCCAGCATTGGTATTCATACTGGTTTTGGTTCTGATATTTCTGGTAGTAAAAATCATGCATTCCTGTGTTGCAGTGCATGCGATACTGAGCACCAGTGCAGATGTACGTGTCATTAAAAAACACACATTGAGAGAGTCTCAATGGACTAACTGCTGTAGGGACAGTGATGCTATTGTTGTACGTCTCACAGAAACAGGAGGACAAAGTGCTACTGTAGCATGTACAGGTGTCCTTATGACCAACACAGATACAGCCAGTACTAATGCACAGGTAATGGTCTTGGTACTGATTTTTCCGGTAGGAGAAACGATGCATTCTTGTGTTGCAGTACATGTGGTATTGAGCACCAGTGCAGATGTACGTGTCATTATAAAGCACACAGCCATAAGCTGGAGCAACTTCTCTATTGAGAGCAACGATATTACCGTAAGTCTCACAGAAGCAGGAGGACAAAGTGCTACTAGAGCATGTACAGGTGTCATTTTTACCAACACAGTAACAGTTATTACTGCACTGGTATTGGTCTTGGTACTGATTTTTCCGGTAGGAGAAACTATGCATTCTTGTGTTGCAGTACATGTGGTATCGAGCACCAGTGCAGATGTACGTGTCGTTATAAAGCACACAGCCATAAGCTGGAGCAACTGCTCTATTGAGAGCAACAATATTGCCGTAAGTCTCACAGAAGCAGGAGGACAAAGTGCTACTATAGCATGTACAGGTCTCATTTTTACCAACACAGTTACAGTTATTACTCCAGCATTCGTACTGGTATTGGTTTTGATTCTGATATAGGTAGTTAAATTCATGCATTCTTGTGTTGCAGTGCATGCGGTACTGAGCACCAGTGCAGATGTACGTGTCATTAGAAAACACACATTGAGAGAGTCTCAATGGACTAACTGCTGTAGGGATAGTGATGCTATTGTTGTACGTCTCACAGAAGCAGGAAGACAAAGTGCTACTAGAGCATGTACAGGTGTCCTTATCACCAACACAGAAGCAGCCATTACTCATGCACTGCTATTGGTACTGATTTCTCTTGTAGTAGAAATCATGCATTCTCGTGTTGCAGTACATATGGTATTGAGCACCAGTGCAGATGTACGTGTCGTTATAAAGCACACAGCCATAGGCTGGAGCAACTGCTCTATTGAGAGTGACGATATTACCATAACTCTCACAGAAGCAGGAGGACAGAGTGCTACTGTAGCATGTACAGGTGTCCTTATTACCAACACAGTCACAGTTATCACTAAAACAGTGGTCATGGTATGTATCGTAATGGAAATCATGCACACTTGTGTTGCAGTACATGTGGTACTGAGCACCAGTACAGATGTATGACGTGTCGCTATAAAGCACACAGTCATGGACTGGAGTAACTGCTGTCGTGAGAGCAATGGTATTGCCGTAAGTCTCACAGAAGCAGGAGGACAAAGTGCTACTAGAGCACGTACAGGTGTCCTTATTACCAACACAGTCACAGTTATTGTTCACACACTGGTACTGGTGTTGGAACTGATATCTTTGGTAGGAGAAATCATGCATTTGTGTGTTGCAGTACATGCGGTACTGAGCACCAGTGCAGATGTACATGTTGTTTTGTAGCACACAGTCAGGATCTGTGACTGGACTAGCTGCTGTTGGGACAGTGATGTTATTACCATAACTTTCACAGAAGCAAGAGGACAAAGTGTTACTATAGCATGTACAGGTATCCTTATAACCAACACAGTAACAGTTATTACTCCAGCACTGGTACTGGTATTGGTTTAGGTATCTATATCTCTGGTAATAGAAACTATGCATTCTTGTGTTGCAGTACATACGGTGCTGAGCACCAGTGCAGATGTATGTGTCATTATAAAGCACACAGTCATAGACTGGACTAACTGCTGCAGGGATAGTGATGTTATTACCATAAGTCTCACAGATGCAGGAGGACAAAGTGCTACTGTAGCATGTACAGGTATCATTATTACCAACACAGTAACAGTTATTACTCCAGCATTGGTACTGGTATTGGTTTAGGTATCTATATCTCTGGTAGccgaaactgtgcacacttgtGTTGCAGTACATGCGGTACCGAGCACCAGTGCAGATGTACGTGTCATTATAAAGCCCACAGTCATAGACTGGACTAACTGCTGTAGGGATAGTGATGTTATTGCGAAAATTCTCACAGAAGCAGGATGAAGTATTTTTGTAGCATGTACAGGTGTCCTTATTGCCAACACAGATACAGTTATTACTCATGCACTGGTATTGGTTCTGGCTTTGGTATCTCTGGAAGGAGAAATGATGCATTCTTGAGTTGCAGTACATGCGGTACTGAGCACCAGTGCAGATGTACATATCATTATCAAGCTCACAGTCCAAAACTGAACTGACTGCTGATCTTGATTCAACGACAGTGGTGGATATTATACCTGAGGATGAGAAAGATGTGATCAAAGTAAACACAAATACCAAACCAGGTGAATTTCCAGCTTGTTTAgcacacttattttaattagaaacacaaaacgctgtttttttttaaagggaggCCCGGCAGAAAAGGTTTGGGAAACCCCTGATATAATGCTTGAAACATCTTCCTTCAGACAATTAGACTCTGGTGACATGTATTTGAGGTGTCTATTTATTGTATTGGTGACTCACTTACATAACATCACCTGACCATTCTGTTGGCCAATAAAATTGGCATATTTTCCACACGTGCCTCAggcactgtttatttattttaattcatagtaTCCAttctttaaaaagtaataaatattttcaaagtATTTTATTTAGACATGTATGAATTTGTAATGCATTTTGGAAGTGAGATTAACAGGTCTGTTAAGTTGCGTTCTTATATGGACAACTGCGTAGAGTTTTGACAATGACTAAATACTAAGAAATGAATGTAAccaattatttaaacaaaaatgtaatactATCACAGGGTCAACAGACATTTGTTTAAAGAAA is a genomic window of Megalobrama amblycephala isolate DHTTF-2021 linkage group LG3, ASM1881202v1, whole genome shotgun sequence containing:
- the LOC125263988 gene encoding group 3 secretory phospholipase A2; this encodes MSLHLEDARIGSLFLAVKLLLVVCCCSAVTIQNRAPYCLLIKSEHGSYQVSFLTHSLDAFASPLFYWSKWTSEKRVEDCFMSGDGTLVTRYLSLCREERAFDNAEKLPFPFNLSALVENASLCERNSSFNLTLDKGDVSQGQQMDSRAKTRSKRAWVLPGTLWCGRGTRANNYEQLGMFVHADRCCREHDHCEHIIRSFSVNFGVFNPTLFTVSHCDCDHRFKQCLINGNDTISNMVGYSFFNVLKLRCFELIQRRQCTQYSWFGMCTTVQLTPMAVLKDSTPYNSTNLSNEKSGTVDLSCNEVPIKLSHGGKQRTSKRKRKDQKKCAPVNYAKGETFQLSQKLVNPFERKRKLQTTQHRKGRKTLQPNKEKEMITQKFKMETILQSIHRTPKASVTHSPSTSSETKFVLVQKTMVTQSKQISVTKSRARTKSKRKRGKNKTQKFSKSQKEKKNKTPKQ
- the LOC125263987 gene encoding uncharacterized protein LOC125263987 isoform X4, encoding MVFTGFKSVVWSLLTVISFILCIISTTVVESRSAVSSVLDCELDNDMYICTGAQYRMYCNSRMHHFSFQRYQSQNQYQCMSNNCICVGNKDTCTCYKNTSSCFCENFRNNITIPTAVSPVYDCGLYNDTYICTGARYRMYCNTSVHSFGYQRYRYLNQYQYQCWSNNCYCVGNNDTCTCYSSTLSSCICETYGNNITIPAAVSPVYDCVLYNDTYICTGAQHRMYCNTRMHSFYYQRYRYLNQYQYQCWSNNCYCVGYKDTCTCYSNTLSSCFCESYGNNITVPTAASPVTDPDCVLQNNMYICTGAQYRMYCNTQMHDFSYQRYQFQHQYQCVNNNCDCVGNKDTCTCSSSTLSSCFCETYGNTIALTTAVTPVHDCVLYSDTSYICTGAQYHMYCNTSVHDFHYDTYHDHCFSDNCDCVGNKDTCTCYSSTLSSCFCESYGNIVTLNRAVAPAYGCVLYNDTYICTGAQYHMYCNTRMHDFYYKRNQYQ
- the LOC125263987 gene encoding uncharacterized protein LOC125263987 isoform X2 is translated as MICFEKQLIFVWNVKELCLFFLPGVVWSLLTVISFILCIISTTVVESRSAVSSVLDCELDNDMYICTGAQYRMYCNSRMHHFSFQRYQSQNQYQCMSNNCICVGNKDTCTCYKNTSSCFCENFRNNITIPTAVSPVYDCGLYNDTYICTGARYRMYCNTSVHSFGYQRYRYLNQYQYQCWSNNCYCVGNNDTCTCYSSTLSSCICETYGNNITIPAAVSPVYDCVLYNDTYICTGAQHRMYCNTRMHSFYYQRYRYLNQYQYQCWSNNCYCVGYKDTCTCYSNTLSSCFCESYGNNITVPTAASPVTDPDCVLQNNMYICTGAQYRMYCNTQMHDFSYQRYQFQHQYQCVNNNCDCVGNKDTCTCSSSTLSSCFCETYGNTIALTTAVTPVHDCVLYSDTSYICTGAQYHMYCNTSVHDFHYDTYHDHCFSDNCDCVGNKDTCTCYSSTLSSCFCESYGNIVTLNRAVAPAYGCVLYNDTYICTGAQYHMYCNTRMHDFYYKRNQYQ
- the LOC125263987 gene encoding uncharacterized protein LOC125263987 isoform X3 encodes the protein MVFTGFKSVVWSLLTVISFILCKCIISTTVVESRSAVSSVLDCELDNDMYICTGAQYRMYCNSRMHHFSFQRYQSQNQYQCMSNNCICVGNKDTCTCYKNTSSCFCENFRNNITIPTAVSPVYDCGLYNDTYICTGARYRMYCNTSVHSFGYQRYRYLNQYQYQCWSNNCYCVGNNDTCTCYSSTLSSCICETYGNNITIPAAVSPVYDCVLYNDTYICTGAQHRMYCNTRMHSFYYQRYRYLNQYQYQCWSNNCYCVGYKDTCTCYSNTLSSCFCESYGNNITVPTAASPVTDPDCVLQNNMYICTGAQYRMYCNTQMHDFSYQRYQFQHQYQCVNNNCDCVGNKDTCTCSSSTLSSCFCETYGNTIALTTAVTPVHDCVLYSDTSYICTGAQYHMYCNTSVHDFHYDTYHDHCFSDNCDCVGNKDTCTCYSSTLSSCFCESYGNIVTLNRAVAPAYGCVLYNDTYICTGAQYHMYCNTRMHDFYYKRNQYQ
- the LOC125263987 gene encoding uncharacterized protein LOC125263987 isoform X1 encodes the protein MICFEKQLIFVWNVKELCLFFLPGVVWSLLTVISFILCKCIISTTVVESRSAVSSVLDCELDNDMYICTGAQYRMYCNSRMHHFSFQRYQSQNQYQCMSNNCICVGNKDTCTCYKNTSSCFCENFRNNITIPTAVSPVYDCGLYNDTYICTGARYRMYCNTSVHSFGYQRYRYLNQYQYQCWSNNCYCVGNNDTCTCYSSTLSSCICETYGNNITIPAAVSPVYDCVLYNDTYICTGAQHRMYCNTRMHSFYYQRYRYLNQYQYQCWSNNCYCVGYKDTCTCYSNTLSSCFCESYGNNITVPTAASPVTDPDCVLQNNMYICTGAQYRMYCNTQMHDFSYQRYQFQHQYQCVNNNCDCVGNKDTCTCSSSTLSSCFCETYGNTIALTTAVTPVHDCVLYSDTSYICTGAQYHMYCNTSVHDFHYDTYHDHCFSDNCDCVGNKDTCTCYSSTLSSCFCESYGNIVTLNRAVAPAYGCVLYNDTYICTGAQYHMYCNTRMHDFYYKRNQYQ